Proteins from a genomic interval of bacterium:
- a CDS encoding acyl-CoA desaturase: MTDPRATAAAAAATATPATADGEEFHDDIIYPDAIPFLLVHLACFAAIWTGVTVEALLLCVVLYVVRMFGLTAGFHRYFSHRSFKTSRVAQFLLAFLAQTSAQRGVLWWSAKHRHHHLHSDTELDVHSPRHRGFWYAHVGWIFTRQHDTADYSTIPDLTRYPELVWLDRHPYFGAFLLAVACFLVAGWPGLVVGFFWSTVLLYHGTFFINSLAHVHGEQRYVTGDDSRNNWWLALITLGEGWHNNHHAYQRSTRQGFRWWEIDVTYYILKVLSWFRIVWDLGEPPPEVVRNERPLGRKVIERAAVRIAQTFPVERIAEQVRAAWENTPTWEEVKARVRGAGAQAEARFAALHLPQLPHLPSLEECRRRAEELFAQAPAVSRDEIARRARQLLAEAVALRLFGGPDAAPAT; this comes from the coding sequence ATGACCGATCCGCGCGCCACCGCAGCCGCTGCCGCAGCAACCGCCACTCCAGCCACAGCCGACGGTGAAGAGTTCCACGACGACATCATCTATCCCGACGCCATCCCCTTCCTCCTCGTCCACCTCGCCTGCTTTGCCGCGATCTGGACGGGCGTGACCGTCGAGGCGCTGCTCCTGTGCGTCGTCCTGTACGTGGTCCGCATGTTCGGGCTCACGGCGGGGTTCCACCGCTACTTCTCGCACCGCTCGTTCAAGACCAGCCGGGTCGCGCAGTTCCTGCTCGCGTTCCTCGCCCAGACATCGGCGCAGCGCGGCGTGCTCTGGTGGTCGGCCAAACACCGGCACCACCACCTGCACTCGGACACCGAGCTGGACGTGCACTCGCCGCGGCATCGCGGATTCTGGTACGCGCACGTCGGCTGGATCTTCACGCGCCAGCACGACACCGCGGACTACTCCACGATCCCGGACCTCACACGCTACCCCGAGCTGGTCTGGCTCGACCGGCACCCGTACTTCGGCGCGTTCCTGCTCGCGGTCGCGTGCTTCCTCGTCGCGGGCTGGCCCGGCCTCGTCGTGGGCTTCTTCTGGAGCACGGTGCTGCTCTACCACGGCACGTTCTTCATCAACTCCCTCGCGCACGTGCACGGCGAGCAGCGCTACGTGACGGGTGACGACTCGCGCAACAACTGGTGGCTCGCGCTGATCACGCTGGGCGAGGGCTGGCACAACAACCACCACGCGTACCAGCGCTCGACGCGGCAGGGCTTCCGGTGGTGGGAGATCGACGTCACGTACTACATCCTCAAGGTGCTCTCCTGGTTCCGCATCGTCTGGGACCTGGGCGAGCCGCCGCCCGAGGTCGTGCGCAACGAGCGGCCGCTCGGCCGTAAGGTGATCGAGCGTGCGGCCGTGCGTATCGCGCAAACCTTCCCGGTTGAACGCATCGCGGAGCAGGTCCGGGCGGCGTGGGAGAACACGCCGACGTGGGAAGAGGTGAAGGCACGCGTGCGCGGGGCCGGCGCACAGGCGGAGGCGAGGTTCGCGGCGCTCCACCTGCCGCAACTCCCGCACCTGCCGTCGCTGGAGGAGTGCCGGCGCCGCGCCGAGGAGCTGTTCGCGCAGGCGCCCGCCGTTTCGCGGGACGAGATCGCGCGCCGCGCGCGGCAGCTCCTCGCCGAGGCCGTGGCGTTGCGCCTGTTCGGCGGGCCGGACGCCGCGCCGGCAACGTGA